A genomic segment from Glycine soja cultivar W05 chromosome 20, ASM419377v2, whole genome shotgun sequence encodes:
- the LOC114402864 gene encoding cyclin-dependent kinase E-1-like produces the protein MIHQDLKPSNILVMSEGEEHGVVKMADFGLARIYQAPLKPLCDNGVVVTIWYHAPELLLGPKHYTSVVDMWIVGCIFAKLLTLKPLFQGAVVKATPNPFQLDQLDKIFKVLGHCYYARPSHIRKVAFLSKSSTLATRCATYTRTQI, from the exons ATGATACATCAAGATTTGAAGCCATCAAATATATTG GTTATGAGTGAAGGAGAGGAGCATGGAGTTGTTAAGATGGCTGACTTTGGACTTGCGAGGATATATCAAGCTCCTTTGAAGCCGTTATGTGACAATGGG GTTGTTGTAACCATTTGGTATCATGCACCTGAGTTGCTTCTTGGACCAAAACATTATACCAGTGTTGTTG ATATGTGGATTGTGGGATGCATTTTTGCTAAGTTGTTGACCTTGAAGCCACTATTTCAAGGGGCAGTAGTTAAAGCTACACCAAATCCCTTTCAG CTTGATCAACTTGACAAGATATTTAAGGTTTTAG GACATTGTTACTATGCAAGGCCATCCCACATTAGAAAAGTGGCCTTCCTTAGTAAGTCTTCCACATTGGCAACAAGATGTGCAACATATACAAGGACACAAATA TGA
- the LOC114403238 gene encoding lamin-like protein, with amino-acid sequence MEVKRKIILCLLIAITMGCYRIEGRDPTLHRVGGGRYTWSPKVNFTKWASHEHFYKGDWLYFGFDKRIYNVLEVNKTNYENCIDTGFIENITRGGRDVFQLLEARHYYFICGRGFCSQGMKLLIDVKEPTTTLPPPILPNKALLNRLSNTLMLVVTILAWIFI; translated from the exons ATGGAagttaagagaaaaataatccTATGCTTATTGATTGCCATCACAATGGGGTGCTACAGAATTGAAGGGAGAGACCCTACACTCCACAGGGTTGGAGGAGGAAGGTATACTTGGTCCCCAAAAGTTAACTTCACAAAGTGGGCAAGTCATGAACACTTCTACAAGGGTGACTGGCTAT ATTTTGGTTTTGACAAGCGCATCTATAATGTTTTGGAGGTGAATAAAACAAACTACGAGAATTGTATTGACACGGGCTTCATAGAAAATATCACAAGAGGAGGGAGAGATGTTTTCCAGCTTTTAGAGGCAAGGCACTATTATTTCATATGTGGCAGAGGCTTTTGCTCACAAGGAATGAAACTCCTAATAGATGTTAAGGAACCCACAACAACACTGCCACCTCCAATATTGCCCAACAAGGCCCTTCTAAATAGATTGAGTAATACGCTCATGCTTGTGGTCACCATTTTGGCATGGATCTTCATATAG